The following DNA comes from Candidatus Aegiribacteria sp..
TCTTGAGAAAATTGAAGTGAGATTTATGCTTACCTGCAGATAATCTTCCATTGTTATTCAGGCAAAGCTTGATAAGTAGATCAAGCTTCTGGGCAGGCATATCAATCACTTCCTGTATAGCCTTTCTTGCTCTATCGTAGTCGACGAGAAAATCCAATTCAATAACAAGCTCGTGATCTACCGTAAATTTGATGAATTCAAAGAGTGTTTCAGCTTGTACAGTCAAATCTAAGTATCTGTAGAAGTTTCCTGTATTTCCCTTTACTGTCATTTCTCCCAGTTCATCCAGATCGAATTTCAGCAGGGAAAGCAGAGGTCGAGAAAAAACATCAAGAGAATAATCATACAATTCAGGCTTTTTCAACATCGCTGCTGAGATCGGAAACATCAATCCCTCTGGAACTGCATTCTTAAGAAATAGGATATTGTGTATAAGAAACCGATGGATTCTGCCATTCCCATCCTCAAAAGGATGTATACATACAAACCCAAAAGCTACTATAGCGGCGTGTATAACTGGAGGTAGCGAGACTGCATTTTCCAGCATACTCGAATGTGTGCCTATCAAGCCCTTCATTAGGGATTCAACATCCTCAGGCTTTGGGCAGACATAATGAATTCTCTGATCCCTGAAGGATATCATTTCTCCGATGTAGTTCTGATTCTTTCTGAAATCCGAATCCCTGAACCGCTCATCAACAATTCTGTTCTGTAATCCGATCAAATCTTCTTTGTTGCAGAAGTCCCTCTTTGTCGCCAATTCAAGGGATGAAATAAA
Coding sequences within:
- a CDS encoding Fic family protein, with the translated sequence MKTERAAGYDFLIKRHQLRVMPHWHTSAISSVGTSKTTIVKDGQEKTIFPSVRWPGDTIGDHLEFALKYDGINLGILSALFAVVSAYEIALWIESKPTGKYTRKIWFLYEFLTGQTLPVNDVSQGNYIKLLESEKHYVAKPGIKMKRQRVVNNLLGNREFCPVVRKTAKLISMEGINIHQQCDELIKSYPPELIKRALSYLYSKETKSSFEIEHLKPSASRTERFISSLELATKRDFCNKEDLIGLQNRIVDERFRDSDFRKNQNYIGEMISFRDQRIHYVCPKPEDVESLMKGLIGTHSSMLENAVSLPPVIHAAIVAFGFVCIHPFEDGNGRIHRFLIHNILFLKNAVPEGLMFPISAAMLKKPELYDYSLDVFSRPLLSLLKFDLDELGEMTVKGNTGNFYRYLDLTVQAETLFEFIKFTVDHELVIELDFLVDYDRARKAIQEVIDMPAQKLDLLIKLCLNNNGRLSAGKHKSHFNFLKKSEIEAIENIVQKELSSRRLLVK